CGATGACGCTGGCCGCTTGACTGCTGAGCCCCGGCGCAGTCGCCGGTCCCGTCGGGATCAACGCGGCAAGACCGCGTCCTAGCCCACCCTTCTTCGCCTGACTCATCGGTCCACTGACCCCTTCCTCGTTCCGCCACCACACCCGGTCTCATCGACCTGGCACGTATTGCGCCAGATCACTCCGCGCCTTCGGCGACCCGCACCACCGAGCGCGCCGCCATTTCCCGTCCGGCATCGAGGTAGCTCATTGCGCCTCGGGAGCCTGGATCATAATCGAGCACCGTCATGCCGTAGCCCGGCGCCTCGGAGACCTTCACGCTGCGCGGGATCACCGAGCGCAGCACCACGTCACCGAAATGACCGCGCACCTCCTCGGCGACCTGGTCGGCCAGCTTGGTCCGGCCGTCGTACATCGTGAGAATCACGGTGGAGACATGCAGTTCGGGATTGAGGTGCGCCTGCACCAGACCGATATTGCGGAGCAGCTGACCGACACCCTCCAGCGCGTAGTACTCGCACTGGATCGGGATCAGCACCTCCTTCGCGGCGACCATCGCGTTGACGGTCAGCAGACCGAGCGAAGGCGGGCAGTCGATCATCACGTAGTCGATGTCGTATCCGGCGATATTGGCCTCCTGGATGGCGGCCTTCAGCCGGCCTTCCCGAGCCACCATCGACACCAGCTCGATCTCGGCGCCGGCCAGATCGATGGTCGCCGGAATGCAGAGCAGGCGTTCGTTGTGCGGACTCTGCTGGATCGCGTCCTTGACCGACACCTCGCCGATGAGGAGTTCGTAGCTGGACGGCACACCCGAGTGATGCTCGATGCCGAGGGCGGTGCTGGCGTTGCCCTGCGGGTCCAGATCGATCACGAGGACCGTCATCCCCTGATGCGCCAGAGCGGCCGCGAGATTCACCGCGGTGGTCGTCTTGCCGACGCCGCCCTTCTGATTGGCGATGGTGATGATGCGTTGCTCGTGCGGTTTCGGCACTGTCACCTTTCCTGGATGCAGTATCTGGCTAGCGCGTTGAGCTTCGGCCGCGATCGGGGTCTCGCTGGGGGAGATGTTCCCGAACGGCGTGCTTCCGAATGTCTCCGCGTCGAAATTGCTGGAGTCCAGCATTCCCGGCACGCGCGACGTAGTTTCCCGTGAAACATTCGCCGGACCGCTCGACATAGACAGCTCCTAACCCGAGAAACTCAGATCACGTGCGGCCGACGGACCGTCGGCGCCGTGTCATCAAACAAGCTGTGTCGGATCGAACATGATGCCCAACCGGGTTCGCGGCGCCCGATCGACCGAGCGGAGCCCTCGCCGCTGTCAACACCAGATCCTCCGTGGCACCTACGCTCACGCCCGACGTCCACTAGCTTGCCAGCCCCGAGCGGGATAAGAAAGCTGAATCGCGGCAACGGACGAAGGACACGCGAATCTGTCCATATTCAGCCACCGATACCCGATGTTTCACATGAAACCCCGCACCCGCCAAGGGGGTTACGGAGACCCGGAGCTTGCCGGAGTCCGATGTTTCATGTGAAACCGTTGTCGGCGTGGGGAGCTGGGGGCTTGGCCAATACGTCAGTGTGACGTATCTCCGGCAGAGTGCTGCGCGTCGTCCACCAGACCACGATGTGCATCGAGATCGAATTCCCCACTGCCGCTACAGCAGTGCCGGCGCGGGCTCCCAACCTCGAGCGTTCGAAGGATTCCCGGGTTTGCATCCCGACAGACATGATCCCTCCCGAGGTGGTCGCGACCTAGTCGCGTCGCCCAGTCGCGTCGCCCAGTCGCGGCGCCCAGTCGCGGCGCCCAGTCGCGGCGCCCAGTCGCGGCGCCCAGTCGCGGCGCCCAGTCGCGGCGCCCAGTCGCGGCGCCCAGTCGCGGCGCCCAGTCGCGGCGCCCAGTCGCGGCGCCCAGTCGCGGCGCCCAGTCGCGGCGCCCAGTCGCGCGGGTGGTCGTTTCGTGTTGGCGCT
This genomic stretch from Nocardia brasiliensis ATCC 700358 harbors:
- a CDS encoding ParA family protein, with the translated sequence MLDSSNFDAETFGSTPFGNISPSETPIAAEAQRASQILHPGKVTVPKPHEQRIITIANQKGGVGKTTTAVNLAAALAHQGMTVLVIDLDPQGNASTALGIEHHSGVPSSYELLIGEVSVKDAIQQSPHNERLLCIPATIDLAGAEIELVSMVAREGRLKAAIQEANIAGYDIDYVMIDCPPSLGLLTVNAMVAAKEVLIPIQCEYYALEGVGQLLRNIGLVQAHLNPELHVSTVILTMYDGRTKLADQVAEEVRGHFGDVVLRSVIPRSVKVSEAPGYGMTVLDYDPGSRGAMSYLDAGREMAARSVVRVAEGAE